Proteins found in one Micromonospora sp. WMMD1082 genomic segment:
- a CDS encoding CoA-binding protein, which produces MRSAQQILADSAVIAVVGASRDPFKAAHRVPAEMQRYGWRIIPVNPTADELFGEPVYRSLADIPHPVDLVDVFRPAEDAVEVVRQAVTIGAPAVWLQLGIVSRQAREIAQQAGIDYVEDRCLIVERAAANLTRLG; this is translated from the coding sequence GTGCGTTCCGCTCAGCAGATCCTCGCCGACTCCGCCGTGATCGCCGTCGTGGGCGCGTCCCGCGATCCGTTCAAGGCCGCGCACCGGGTGCCGGCCGAGATGCAGCGGTACGGCTGGCGGATCATCCCGGTCAACCCGACCGCCGACGAGTTGTTCGGCGAGCCGGTCTACCGGTCCCTGGCCGACATCCCGCACCCGGTCGATCTGGTCGACGTGTTCCGGCCGGCGGAGGACGCCGTCGAGGTGGTCCGCCAGGCGGTGACGATCGGTGCTCCAGCGGTCTGGTTGCAGCTGGGCATCGTGTCCCGGCAGGCACGTGAGATCGCGCAGCAGGCCGGGATCGACTACGTCGAGGACCGCTGCCTCATCGTCGAACGGGCCGCCGCGAACCTCACCCGACTGGGCTGA
- a CDS encoding Rv2578c family radical SAM protein — MRWENLTAPPVEEVPGRAAPATPPLPLALPDAVVRTFDTPGFAGMTFYEVRAKSILNRVPGTSRVPFEWTINPYRGCSHACLYCFARNSHTYLDFDAGADFDRQVVVKVNAGELLRRELAAPRWRGAHVAMGTNVDCYQRAEGRYRLMPPIIEALRDFANPFSILTKGTLILRDLPLLRQAAEITRVGVAFSVGFVDEGLWRSVEPGTPSPRRRLDAVRQFSDAGFEVGVLMAPILPGLSDSDESIEATVAAIAAAGAASVTPLPLHLRPGAREWYAHWLAREHPHLVPRYRKLFRSGAYAPQPYQRELTARVRIAARRHGLHRPERGDHRAVPPSPPAPEQLSLL, encoded by the coding sequence ATGCGCTGGGAGAACCTCACCGCTCCCCCGGTGGAGGAAGTTCCCGGACGGGCAGCGCCAGCGACACCACCCCTGCCGCTGGCGCTGCCCGACGCGGTTGTCCGCACCTTCGACACGCCCGGTTTCGCGGGGATGACCTTCTACGAGGTGCGCGCCAAGTCGATCCTCAACCGCGTCCCCGGCACATCGCGCGTCCCCTTCGAGTGGACGATCAATCCGTACCGTGGCTGCAGCCACGCCTGTTTATACTGCTTTGCCCGAAACTCTCACACGTACCTTGACTTCGACGCGGGAGCGGACTTCGACCGGCAGGTGGTCGTCAAGGTCAACGCCGGCGAGTTGCTGCGTCGCGAGCTGGCCGCACCGCGCTGGCGGGGCGCGCACGTGGCGATGGGCACCAACGTCGACTGCTACCAGCGGGCCGAGGGGCGCTACCGCCTGATGCCGCCGATCATCGAGGCGCTGCGCGACTTCGCGAACCCGTTCTCGATCCTGACCAAGGGCACCCTGATCCTGCGTGACCTGCCCCTGCTGCGGCAGGCGGCCGAGATCACCCGGGTCGGCGTCGCCTTCTCCGTGGGCTTCGTCGACGAAGGGCTGTGGCGCTCGGTCGAGCCGGGCACGCCCAGCCCGCGCCGGCGACTCGATGCCGTACGCCAGTTCTCCGACGCCGGATTCGAGGTCGGGGTGCTGATGGCGCCGATCCTGCCCGGCCTCAGCGACTCCGACGAGTCCATCGAGGCCACCGTCGCGGCGATCGCCGCCGCCGGCGCGGCCAGCGTGACGCCGCTGCCGTTGCACCTACGCCCCGGCGCCCGCGAGTGGTACGCACACTGGCTCGCCCGGGAGCACCCGCACCTGGTCCCCCGCTACCGGAAGCTGTTCCGGTCCGGCGCCTACGCGCCGCAGCCGTACCAGCGGGAGCTGACCGCCCGGGTGCGCATCGCCGCCCGCCGCCACGGGCTGCACCGCCCCGAACGCGGCGACCACCGTGCGGTGCCCCCGTCGCCACCCGCACCGGAACAGCTCAGCCTGCTCTAG
- a CDS encoding SDR family NAD(P)-dependent oxidoreductase → MGIDARAADRSGNRPRRDVSRPGAGRRTRPATAPAPGDQDAPASLPEPVTMRLDGRVALVTGAGSADGIGYATARRLTDLGARVAIVSTTRRIHERAGELGVTGFVADLTDESEVGALADAVAEQLGDVEVLVNNAGLASRASPEVLRPVAQLSYEEWRGEIDRNLTTAFLCSRAFIGGMAERGWGRIVNLAATAGPVNALPTEAAYAAAKAGVVGLTRALAMEMIADGVTVNAVAPGTIYTAASTMAEIKQGLGTPVGRPGTPDEVAAAITFLCSPAASYITGQMLVVDGGNSVREAQFR, encoded by the coding sequence ATGGGGATTGACGCGCGCGCGGCGGACCGTTCCGGCAACAGACCGAGACGGGACGTCAGCCGTCCGGGTGCCGGCCGGCGTACCCGCCCGGCCACGGCGCCCGCGCCCGGCGACCAGGACGCGCCGGCGTCGCTGCCCGAGCCGGTGACGATGCGGTTGGACGGCAGGGTCGCGCTGGTGACCGGGGCGGGCAGCGCGGACGGCATCGGGTACGCCACCGCTCGCCGGCTCACCGACCTCGGCGCCCGGGTGGCGATCGTCTCGACCACCCGGCGCATCCACGAACGGGCCGGTGAGCTCGGGGTGACCGGTTTCGTCGCCGACCTCACCGACGAGTCGGAGGTGGGGGCGCTCGCCGACGCCGTCGCCGAGCAGCTCGGTGACGTCGAGGTGCTGGTCAACAACGCCGGCCTGGCCAGCCGTGCCAGCCCGGAGGTGCTGCGCCCGGTCGCCCAGCTCAGCTACGAGGAGTGGCGTGGCGAGATCGACCGGAACCTCACCACCGCGTTCCTGTGCAGCCGGGCGTTCATCGGCGGGATGGCCGAGCGGGGCTGGGGCCGGATCGTGAACCTGGCGGCGACCGCCGGGCCGGTCAACGCGCTGCCCACCGAGGCGGCGTACGCGGCGGCCAAGGCCGGCGTGGTGGGGCTGACCAGGGCACTGGCGATGGAGATGATCGCCGACGGGGTGACGGTCAACGCGGTGGCCCCGGGCACCATCTACACCGCCGCCTCGACGATGGCCGAGATCAAGCAGGGCCTCGGTACGCCGGTGGGGCGCCCCGGCACGCCGGACGAGGTGGCCGCGGCGATCACGTTCCTCTGCTCGCCGGCCGCGTCGTACATCACCGGCCAGATGCTGGTGGTCGACGGCGGTAACAGCGTGCGGGAGGCCCAGTTCCGCTGA
- a CDS encoding DUF4190 domain-containing protein encodes MGQPPEPDQPPSPYEPDQPPSPYEPPPGGPQPHYGQPYGQPPGGQQPHYGQPSYEHPGQPPHGQQWGQQPPYAPQVPYGQYGPPSPPGGGGGTNVLAILSLVFAFVFAPAGIALGHLAKRQLRTSREEGEQLATWGLILSYVFTGVFLVACCGWLALVLWAGSDGTRT; translated from the coding sequence GTGGGCCAACCACCGGAGCCGGACCAGCCGCCGTCGCCCTACGAGCCGGACCAGCCGCCGTCGCCGTACGAGCCACCGCCCGGCGGGCCGCAGCCGCACTACGGACAGCCGTACGGACAGCCGCCGGGTGGGCAGCAGCCGCACTACGGGCAACCGTCGTACGAACACCCGGGTCAGCCGCCGCACGGCCAGCAGTGGGGACAGCAACCGCCGTACGCCCCGCAGGTGCCCTACGGGCAGTACGGCCCGCCGTCTCCCCCCGGAGGTGGCGGCGGCACCAACGTGCTCGCGATCCTGTCGCTGGTCTTCGCGTTCGTCTTCGCCCCCGCCGGCATCGCCCTCGGGCATCTGGCCAAGCGCCAGCTCCGGACCAGCCGCGAGGAGGGCGAGCAGCTCGCCACCTGGGGCCTGATCCTCAGCTACGTCTTCACCGGGGTATTCCTGGTGGCCTGCTGCGGCTGGCTCGCGCTGGTGCTCTGGGCCGGCTCCGACGGCACCCGCACCTGA
- a CDS encoding DUF4190 domain-containing protein, whose translation MTQPPPSGGWPDPASTGQPSSPPVDPTLPVSPQPQVPAQPTGYDPYQPAADPYAGVPADPGSPQAAAPYPPAGYPPAPPAGYPPAPPGYGYPPPPGYGYPQQRTNSLAIVALVLSLIGVGSCITAPIGAIMGHVAMRQIRETGEGGEGMAKAAIIVGWILTGLLALVIIGYGVAIAFAIANSSSV comes from the coding sequence ATGACACAGCCCCCGCCGTCCGGCGGCTGGCCCGACCCCGCGTCGACCGGCCAGCCGTCCAGCCCGCCCGTCGACCCGACCCTGCCGGTGAGCCCGCAGCCGCAGGTGCCGGCGCAGCCCACCGGGTACGACCCGTACCAGCCGGCCGCCGACCCGTACGCCGGCGTGCCGGCGGACCCCGGCTCACCGCAGGCCGCCGCGCCGTACCCGCCCGCCGGCTATCCACCGGCCCCGCCCGCCGGTTACCCGCCGGCCCCGCCCGGCTACGGCTATCCCCCGCCGCCCGGCTACGGCTATCCGCAGCAGCGGACGAACTCGCTGGCCATCGTCGCGCTGGTGCTCTCCCTGATCGGGGTCGGTTCGTGCATCACCGCCCCGATCGGCGCGATCATGGGGCACGTGGCGATGCGCCAGATCCGGGAGACCGGCGAGGGCGGCGAGGGGATGGCGAAGGCGGCCATCATCGTCGGCTGGATCCTCACCGGCCTGCTCGCCCTGGTGATCATCGGCTACGGCGTG